The Euphorbia lathyris chromosome 3, ddEupLath1.1, whole genome shotgun sequence genome contains a region encoding:
- the LOC136222404 gene encoding homeobox-leucine zipper protein ATHB-15, which produces MAMSCKDGKQPLNIDNGKYVRYTPEQVEALERLYHECPKPSSIRRQQFIRECPILSNIEPKQIKVWFQNRRCREKQRKEASRLQAVNRKLTAMNKLLMEENERLQKQVSNLVYENGYFRQHTQTTTLATKDTSCESVVTSSQHHLTPQHPPRDASPAGLLSIAEETLTEFLSKATGTAVEWVQMPGMKPGPDSIGIIAISHGCTGVAARACGLVGLEPTRVAEILKDRPLWFRDCRAVDVLNVLPTANGGTIELLYMQLYAPTTLAPARDFWLLRYTSVLEDGSLVICERSLKNTQNGPSMPPVPHFVRAEMLPSGYLIRPCEGGGSIIHIVDHMDLEPWSVPEVLRPLYESSTVLAQKTTMAALRQLRQIAQEVSQTNVTNWGRRPAALRALSQRLSRGFNEALNGFTDEGWSVMGNDGMDDVTILVNSSPDKLMGLNLSFTNGFPAVSNAVLCAKASMLLQNVPPAILLRFLREHRSEWADNNIDAYSAAAIKVGPCSLPGSRVGNFGGQVILPLAHTVEHEEFLEVIKLEGVGHSPEDPILPRDMFLLQLCSGMDENAVGTCAELIFAPIDASFADDAPLLPSGFRIIPLDSAKEASSPNRTLDLASALEIGPAGNRSSTDYSSNSNCMRSVMTIAFEFAYESHMQEHVASMARQYVRSIISSVQRVALALSPSHLGSNGGLRSPLGTPEAQTLARWICQSYRCCLGVELLKSSGEGSESVLKTLWHHSDAIMCCSLKALPVFTFANQAGLDMLETTLVALQDITLEKIFDEHGRKTLCSEFPQIMQQGFACLQGGICLSSMGRPVSYERAVAWKVLNEEENAHCICFMFINWSFV; this is translated from the exons ATGGCAATGTCCTGCAAGGATGGTAAGCAACCACTGAATATTGACAATGGCAAATATGTTCGCTATACACCTGAGCAGGTCGAAGCCCTTGAGAGGCTCTATCACGAGTGCCCTAAACCCAGCTCCATTCGCCGCCAACAGTTCATCAGGGAGTGCCCAATTCTCTCCAACATTGAACCCAAACAAATCAAAGTTTGGTTCCAAAATAGAAG ATGCAGAGAGAAGCAGAGAAAAGAGGCATCCCGTCTTCAAGCGGTGAACAGGAAGCTGACTGCAATGAACAAGCTTCTCATGGAGGAAAATGAAAGGTTGCAGAAGCAGGTGTCTAACCTTGTGTATGAAAATGGCTACTTTCGCCAACATACCCAGACG ACAACGCTTGCAACCAAAGATACAAGTTGTGAATCAGTGGTGACAAGCAGTCAACACCACTTGACACCTCAGCATCCTCCAAGGGATGCGAGTCCTGCAGG ACTTTTGTCTATTGCAGAAGAGACTTTAACAGAGTTTCTTTCAAAGGCCACTGGAACTGCTGTTGAGTGGGTCCAAATGCCTGGAATGAAG CCTGGTCCGGATTCCATTGGAATCATTGCTATTTCTCATGGTTGCACTGGCGTGGCAGCACGAGCCTGCGGCCTGGTGGGTCTAGAACCTACTCGG GTTGCAGAAATCCTCAAAGATCGGCCATTGTGGTTCCGTGATTGCCGAGCTGTGGATGTGCTGAACGTGCTGCCCACTGCCAATGGTGGAACCATTGAGCTGCTGTACATGCAG CTATATGCTCCGACAACTTTGGCCCCTGCTCGTGACTTCTGGTTGTTGCGCTATACTTCTGTTTTGGAAGATGGCAGCCTTGTG ATCTGTGAGCGGTCGCTTAAAAATACGCAAAATGGCCCGAGCATGCCACCAGTACCTCATTTTGTGAGAGCAGAAATGCTGCCAAGTGGGTACCTCATTCGACCTTGTGAAGGGGGTGGTTCAATTATACATATAGTAGATCATATGGATTTAGAG CCCTGGAGTGTGCCTGAGGTACTGCGTCCACTGTACGAGTCGTCAACAGTTCTTGCTCAGAAGACGACAATGGCG GCTCTGCGCCAACTAAGGCAGATAGCTCAGGAGGTTTCTCAAACTAATGTAACCAATTGGGGCAGACGTCCAGCAGCACTCAGAGCATTGAGTCAGAGGTTGAGCAG GGGTTTTAATGAGGCACTTAATGGGTTTACTGATGAGGGATGGTCAGTAATGGGAAACGATGGCATGGATGATGTGACTATCCTCGTGAATTCATCTCCTGACAAGTTAATGGGTTTAAATCTTTCCTTCACGAATGGATTTCCAGCTGTCAGCAATGCTGTTTTGTGTGCTAAGGCATCAATGCTTTTACAG AATGTTCCTCCTGCGATCCTCCTTAGGTTCTTGCGTGAGCACCGgtcagaatgggcagataacaATATTGATGCTTACTCAGCTGCTGCAATTAAAGTTGGTCCTTGTAGTTTACCAGGGTCTCGAGTTGGAAATTTTGGAGGTCAAGTCATACTTCCGCTGGCTCACACTGTTGAGCATGAAGAG TTCTTGGAGGTCATTAAATTAGAAGGGGTGGGCCATTCTCCTGAGGACCCAATACTGCCCAGAGACATGTTTCTTTTGCAA CTTTGCAGTGGAATGGATGAGAATGCTGTTGGTACTTGTGCAGAGCTTATTTTTGCTCCCATTGATGCATCCTTTGCTGACGATGCACCTCTTCTGCCTTCTGGTTTTCGAATTATTCCCCTTGATTCTGCTAAG GAAGCCTCAAGTCCAAATCGCACCCTTGATCTTGCTTCTGCTTTAGAAATTGGACCGGCTGGAAACAGATCATCAACTGATTATTCTTCCAATTCTAACTGCATGAGATCTGTAATGACAATTGCATTTGAATTCGCATATGAGAGCCATATGCAAGAACATGTAGCATCTATGGCTCGCCAATATGTGCGTAGCATTATATCATCTGTTCAGAGAGTGGCATTAGCACTCTCTCCTTCTCATTTGGGGTCGAATGGTGGTCTCCGTTCACCACTTGGTACTCCTGAAGCTCAGACGCTTGCTCGTTGGATCTGTCAGAGCTATAG GTGCTGCTTGGGAGTGGAACTACTCAAATCAAGTGGTGAAGGAAGTGAATCCGTCCTCAAAACTCTGTGGCATCACTCAGATGCTATTATGTGCTGCTCTCTGAAG GCCTTGCCAGTCTTCACATTTGCAAACCAAGCGGGGCTTGATATGTTGGAGACAACTCTGGTTGCTTTACAAGACATAACATTGGAGAAGATATTTGATGAACATGGACGAAAGACCCTCTGCTCGGAGTTTCCACAGATAATGCAGCAG GGTTTTGCTTGTCTTCAAGGTGGCATTTGTTTGTCAAGCATGGGCAGACCGGTTTCGTATGAGAGAGCAGTGGCCTGGAAGGTGTtaaatgaagaagaaaatgcTCATTGCATCTGCTTTATGTTTATAAACTGGTCGTTTGTCTGA